One genomic segment of Paraburkholderia caffeinilytica includes these proteins:
- a CDS encoding L-lactate permease: MFHQLLTPVGNSLLLSFLVAALPIIVVLLLLGWARRPAWQASLAGLIVGLIVAIFVWQFPVGLAAASVANGAVFACWPVMWIVFTAILLYNISQRSGRFAAFRMWMIDNLPNDRRVVLVVIGFSFGALFEGISGFGTPVAITSSLLILLGFPTLEALTFTLIFNTAPVAFGALGVPITVLGAVTHLPADSLAKMVGRQLPFFALLLPFYVIGVYAGFRNMLRVWPVLLVSGASFALTQFVTANYVNYSLTDVLSSLVSLILTIAFLRVWRPAADPKFAINIDRVGEVRGKISGGQGWYPWIIVSAVVIVWTVAKIFLIGDVKVPWPGLDKAVFITLYNTPYGAVWDFQPLATGTAILVAAIITTLVTGLGVREFGKAIADTWVQTRIAILTVATIVALAYLMNYSGLTYTLGLGAASVGPFFPLVSAFLGWVAVFLSGSDTSGNALFGNLQVVAAHQLNLSPVLMAATNSSGGVMGKMISPQNISTGVATTDLKGKEGVVFAKTFKHSILLTVVLGLLVWVQQNFLQGMIPH, translated from the coding sequence ATGTTTCACCAACTACTCACTCCAGTCGGCAATTCGCTATTGCTCTCGTTTCTCGTCGCCGCCCTGCCGATCATCGTCGTGCTGCTATTGCTCGGCTGGGCGCGCCGGCCGGCCTGGCAGGCGTCGCTCGCCGGCCTGATCGTCGGGCTGATCGTGGCGATTTTCGTCTGGCAGTTCCCGGTGGGACTCGCGGCCGCTTCGGTCGCCAACGGTGCGGTGTTCGCCTGCTGGCCGGTGATGTGGATCGTGTTCACCGCGATCCTGCTCTACAACATCTCGCAGCGCTCGGGCCGCTTCGCGGCCTTCCGCATGTGGATGATCGATAACCTGCCGAACGATCGCCGCGTCGTGCTGGTGGTGATCGGCTTTTCGTTCGGCGCGCTGTTCGAAGGGATTTCCGGCTTCGGCACGCCGGTCGCGATCACCAGTTCGCTGCTGATCCTGCTCGGCTTCCCCACGCTCGAGGCACTCACCTTCACCTTGATCTTCAACACCGCGCCGGTCGCGTTCGGCGCGCTGGGCGTACCGATCACGGTGCTCGGCGCGGTCACGCACCTGCCGGCCGACTCGCTCGCCAAGATGGTCGGACGGCAATTGCCGTTTTTCGCCTTGTTGCTGCCGTTCTACGTGATCGGCGTGTATGCGGGCTTTCGTAACATGCTGCGCGTGTGGCCGGTGCTGCTGGTGTCGGGCGCCAGTTTCGCGCTGACCCAGTTCGTCACGGCGAATTACGTGAACTACAGTTTGACCGACGTGCTGTCGTCGCTCGTGTCGCTGATTCTCACCATCGCGTTCCTGCGCGTCTGGCGGCCCGCCGCCGATCCGAAGTTCGCGATCAACATCGATCGCGTGGGCGAGGTGCGCGGCAAGATCAGTGGCGGCCAGGGCTGGTATCCGTGGATCATCGTCTCGGCGGTGGTGATCGTGTGGACCGTCGCCAAGATCTTCCTGATCGGCGACGTCAAGGTGCCGTGGCCGGGCCTCGACAAGGCCGTGTTCATCACCCTGTACAACACGCCGTACGGCGCGGTGTGGGACTTCCAGCCGCTCGCCACCGGCACGGCGATTCTGGTGGCCGCCATCATCACGACGCTCGTGACGGGTCTGGGGGTGCGCGAATTCGGCAAGGCCATTGCCGACACGTGGGTCCAGACGCGTATCGCCATTCTGACGGTGGCGACCATCGTCGCCCTCGCCTATCTGATGAACTACTCGGGGCTCACCTATACGCTCGGGCTTGGCGCCGCGTCGGTCGGACCGTTCTTTCCGCTGGTATCGGCGTTCCTCGGCTGGGTCGCGGTGTTCCTGTCGGGCAGCGATACGTCGGGCAACGCGCTGTTCGGCAACCTGCAGGTGGTGGCGGCCCATCAGTTGAACCTGAGCCCGGTCCTGATGGCGGCGACCAATTCGTCGGGCGGCGTGATGGGCAAGATGATCTCGCCGCAAAACATCTCGACCGGCGTGGCGACGACCGATCTCAAAGGCAAGGAAGGCGTCGTGTTCGCCAAGACCTTCAAGCATTCGATTCTGCTGACGGTGGTCCTCGGCTTACTGGTGTGGGTGCAGCAGAACTTCCTGCAGGGAATGATCCCGCACTGA
- a CDS encoding DMT family transporter, whose product MNAKSLLQLLILAALWGASFLFIRVGVTDFGVAPLMALRVGIGAAFLAVVLIARRPLRQSAAILRTRAFPLLVVGILNSAAPFCLFAYAELTLSAGVTSVINATTPLWGGLVGFLWLRDRLSALRTLGLVIGFLGVLMLVWDQIAAPNGSAATPLTTALAAAAALGATLLYGVAANYTKRHLTGVDALTVATGTMTGATIVLLPLAVIYWPAAPISLHAWAAVIALGIACTGVAYMLFFHLIAVAGPARAITVTFVIPIFGILWGALFLGETVSPGMLEGCGVILVGTALATGVVKRLPWVGPRRADT is encoded by the coding sequence ATGAATGCCAAAAGCCTGCTGCAATTGCTGATCCTCGCCGCCCTGTGGGGCGCCTCGTTTCTGTTTATCCGCGTCGGCGTGACCGACTTCGGCGTCGCGCCACTGATGGCGTTGCGCGTCGGCATCGGCGCGGCCTTTCTCGCTGTCGTCCTGATCGCACGGCGGCCGCTGCGCCAGTCCGCGGCGATCCTGCGCACGCGCGCCTTTCCGCTGCTGGTGGTGGGCATTCTGAATTCGGCGGCGCCGTTCTGCCTGTTCGCCTATGCCGAGCTGACGCTGTCGGCGGGCGTGACGTCCGTGATCAATGCGACCACGCCGCTGTGGGGCGGGCTCGTCGGCTTCCTGTGGCTGCGCGACCGTCTGAGCGCGCTGCGCACGCTTGGTCTGGTGATCGGCTTTCTCGGCGTCCTGATGCTGGTGTGGGATCAGATCGCCGCGCCGAACGGTTCGGCCGCCACACCGCTGACCACCGCGCTCGCGGCGGCCGCCGCACTCGGCGCCACACTGCTTTACGGCGTCGCCGCCAATTACACGAAGCGCCACCTGACCGGCGTCGATGCATTGACTGTTGCGACCGGCACGATGACCGGCGCGACCATCGTCCTGCTGCCGCTCGCCGTGATCTACTGGCCGGCCGCGCCGATCTCGCTGCACGCATGGGCCGCGGTCATCGCGCTGGGCATCGCGTGTACCGGCGTCGCTTACATGCTGTTCTTCCATCTGATCGCGGTGGCCGGGCCGGCACGCGCGATTACGGTGACCTTCGTGATTCCGATCTTCGGCATTCTATGGGGTGCGCTGTTTCTCGGCGAAACCGTGTCGCCGGGCATGCTGGAAGGCTGTGGCGTGATTCTCGTCGGTACCGCGCTTGCCACGGGCGTGGTCAAGCGCCTGCCGTGGGTCGGGCCGCGCCGCGCCGACACCTGA
- the bamC gene encoding outer membrane protein assembly factor BamC translates to MTDLRLTKRFAVMLMAGGLVAGCGTSSPTKIDYKSDSKSKQVSLAVPPNMIDETSDQRSLPPQGGETSLSTLKQVQAQAPAANTLTVVPPVNGMHIQRDGTESWLVIDNKAPDQAWAQIRRFWQEQGFLLVVDQRDKGVMETDWNETRAQINEGLIRDTLSKAMGNSYVSSVRNKYRTRLEAAPNGGTYVFISQKGMREAISGTNSDSTKWEAKPNDPGLEQEYLKRLMAALALADSRTTQSAELSPAGAQTAPNAATAGAKSAAAATAAQNVALSAQPPMPDDAANSTAAQFSSTELTLSEPYDRAWLRVGLALDRSNFTVDDRDASRGLYFVRYVDPKDLTSAEQGFWSQVFHGKKEKVAKQYLVNVRAVTPDQTRVAVVDDKGTIDQSPQAKQIMGLMVDQLR, encoded by the coding sequence ATGACTGATCTTCGTCTTACCAAGCGGTTTGCAGTAATGCTGATGGCAGGCGGTCTGGTCGCCGGCTGCGGTACGTCGTCGCCGACCAAAATCGACTACAAAAGCGACTCGAAATCGAAGCAAGTGTCACTTGCCGTACCGCCGAACATGATCGATGAGACGTCCGATCAGCGTTCGTTGCCCCCGCAAGGCGGCGAAACCTCGCTGTCCACGCTTAAGCAGGTTCAGGCGCAAGCACCGGCCGCCAACACCCTGACGGTGGTGCCGCCGGTGAACGGCATGCACATCCAGCGCGACGGAACGGAAAGCTGGCTTGTAATCGACAACAAGGCGCCCGACCAGGCCTGGGCGCAAATTCGCCGTTTCTGGCAGGAACAGGGTTTCCTGCTGGTGGTCGATCAGCGCGACAAGGGCGTGATGGAAACGGACTGGAACGAAACGCGCGCCCAGATCAACGAAGGCCTGATCCGCGACACGCTCTCAAAGGCCATGGGCAACAGCTATGTGAGCTCCGTGCGCAACAAGTACCGCACGCGTCTCGAAGCGGCGCCGAACGGCGGCACCTACGTATTCATCAGCCAGAAGGGCATGCGCGAGGCGATCAGCGGCACGAACAGCGACTCGACCAAGTGGGAGGCCAAGCCGAACGATCCGGGTCTCGAACAGGAATACCTGAAGCGGCTGATGGCGGCGCTGGCGCTGGCCGATTCGCGTACGACGCAAAGCGCCGAACTCTCGCCGGCGGGAGCGCAAACGGCGCCGAACGCGGCTACGGCAGGTGCGAAATCGGCGGCTGCGGCGACAGCGGCGCAAAACGTCGCGCTGTCGGCGCAACCGCCCATGCCGGATGACGCGGCGAACAGCACGGCGGCACAGTTCTCGTCCACCGAGCTGACGCTCAGCGAGCCGTATGACCGTGCGTGGCTGCGCGTGGGCCTCGCGCTCGACCGTAGCAACTTCACTGTCGACGATCGCGATGCGAGCCGCGGTCTGTACTTCGTGCGCTACGTCGATCCGAAGGATCTGACGTCGGCGGAGCAGGGCTTCTGGAGCCAGGTGTTCCACGGCAAGAAGGAAAAGGTCGCCAAGCAGTATCTCGTGAACGTGCGTGCGGTGACGCCTGATCAGACCCGCGTGGCCGTGGTCGACGACAAGGGAACCATCGATCAGAGCCCGCAGGCCAAGCAGATCATGGGTCTGATGGTCGACCAGTTGCGCTGA
- a CDS encoding DUF2844 domain-containing protein, with the protein MPNPSSLPALAVPAMLAALLCASAGAHAELGGTMPILANSTAAAPQTLLNGALRLRTLTDSGTTINEYATNSGQIIAYTWQGPTMPDLRALLGKYADAYRTGAAASAPDGNLHASRVVRPDVIVESGGPMRGYAGRAWLPAALPPGVTAGDFH; encoded by the coding sequence ATGCCAAATCCTTCTTCCTTACCGGCTCTTGCCGTCCCGGCAATGCTGGCTGCCCTGCTGTGCGCCAGTGCCGGCGCGCACGCCGAATTAGGCGGCACGATGCCCATCCTGGCCAATTCAACAGCCGCGGCGCCCCAAACCCTGCTGAACGGCGCCTTGCGCCTGCGCACGCTGACTGACTCCGGCACCACCATCAACGAGTACGCCACGAATAGCGGCCAGATCATCGCTTACACGTGGCAAGGCCCAACCATGCCGGATCTGCGCGCGCTGCTGGGAAAGTACGCCGACGCCTACAGGACGGGCGCCGCCGCGTCCGCGCCGGACGGCAATCTGCATGCCTCGCGGGTGGTTCGCCCGGACGTGATCGTGGAATCCGGGGGGCCGATGCGCGGCTATGCGGGACGCGCGTGGCTGCCGGCCGCCTTGCCCCCCGGCGTCACAGCCGGCGATTTCCACTGA
- a CDS encoding DUF3443 domain-containing protein, translated as MKTAFPFHALLHALPHALLLVCAALVGCGGGSGGSAGSSQTAADSPASSPSAAGPSGASTPAGGAVSSTATSVPQSNTPNVQPITVTTAPGLTRNMLTTSVTVCQPGTGNCATIDNIQVDTGSNGLRILASALPARLSLAAVASGSGVTGECAVFGGGYAWGAVRSADVQMAGQLAASIPIQLIADPALPNVPTDCAGSGPSMLSVASLRANGILGVGLFSADCGGGCVNTALPRWYYSCDTSGACLASAQALAQQVTNPVSRFALDNNGVVIDLPAIADAGAVSVSGSLIFGIGTQANNALGGASVVKANRVTGYVVTASAGRTYAQSYVDSGSNALFFNSDQLPQCGYWYCPSSTQTASASIVGTDGATNTVSFEIGNSRTLFASSNNAFDNLAGIASNSFGWGLSFFFGRRVYTAIASRATSAGPGPYFAF; from the coding sequence ATGAAAACCGCTTTCCCGTTCCATGCCCTGCTTCATGCCTTGCCCCATGCCCTGCTCCTCGTCTGCGCGGCGCTCGTCGGCTGTGGCGGCGGTAGCGGCGGCTCCGCCGGCTCGTCACAGACAGCAGCAGACAGTCCGGCCAGCAGTCCGAGCGCGGCCGGCCCATCAGGCGCCAGCACGCCAGCTGGCGGCGCCGTCTCGAGCACGGCCACCTCCGTCCCGCAATCGAACACACCGAACGTCCAGCCGATCACGGTCACCACGGCGCCGGGTCTGACGCGCAACATGCTGACAACCAGCGTCACCGTCTGCCAGCCCGGCACCGGCAACTGCGCGACGATCGACAATATTCAGGTCGACACCGGCTCGAACGGACTGCGGATTCTCGCGTCCGCGCTACCGGCCCGCCTCTCGCTCGCGGCGGTGGCTTCCGGCAGCGGCGTGACGGGCGAGTGCGCGGTGTTCGGCGGCGGCTACGCGTGGGGCGCGGTGCGCAGCGCGGACGTGCAGATGGCCGGCCAGCTGGCCGCCTCGATCCCGATCCAGCTGATCGCCGACCCAGCGCTGCCCAACGTGCCGACCGACTGCGCCGGCTCGGGCCCGTCGATGCTGAGCGTCGCGAGCCTGCGCGCCAACGGTATTCTCGGCGTCGGCCTGTTCTCGGCCGACTGCGGCGGCGGCTGCGTCAATACGGCGCTGCCCCGCTGGTACTACAGCTGCGACACCAGCGGCGCCTGCCTCGCGAGTGCGCAGGCGCTTGCGCAGCAGGTCACCAATCCGGTCAGCCGATTCGCGCTCGACAACAACGGCGTGGTGATCGACCTGCCGGCGATCGCCGACGCGGGCGCGGTAAGCGTGTCAGGCTCGCTGATCTTCGGAATCGGCACTCAGGCGAACAACGCGCTCGGCGGCGCAAGCGTGGTCAAGGCAAATCGGGTCACGGGGTATGTGGTCACCGCCAGCGCCGGCCGGACGTATGCGCAAAGCTACGTCGACAGCGGCTCGAACGCGCTCTTTTTCAACAGCGACCAGTTGCCGCAATGCGGTTACTGGTACTGCCCAAGCTCGACGCAAACAGCGAGCGCCTCGATCGTTGGCACCGATGGCGCGACGAACACGGTGTCGTTCGAGATCGGCAATTCGCGCACGCTCTTCGCGTCGTCGAACAACGCGTTCGACAACCTGGCCGGCATCGCCAGCAACAGCTTCGGCTGGGGCCTGTCGTTCTTTTTCGGACGGCGGGTCTACACGGCGATCGCGTCGCGTGCGACGTCGGCCGGGCCTGGTCCGTATTTCGCCTTCTGA
- a CDS encoding glycosyl transferase family 1, translating to MDLTFSLDHFEHLVYTQQHAQASVQLIAALACLQHTRGELDASFQASGMIGLSAGEQRQRFCTRLTSAASTLFADPDFRLPTECFRLLLTLHEWIGVLFSVTAAGNADHVSRHLNPRGPADGQFLPGDGFIEKLCVLYSTESELELDFAALWAYDKTIAACLALVLLAPAFKGSPNAHLKREALLEWLPGKLRQIDDLDALPSAVLHNAYMFCSYADTPRRHAIKQDINVLVRRKLEQLGLADLPAAKPTPARGKPRRRKKPLMVVVLEWFSGAHSIYRTHSRTLEAAREHFEVVGFGFGYAVDEVGRNIFDRFIELEQPEYVGQCLKTIRDFAEAEQPDVLYMPSVGMFVLTVFMSNLRIAPLQIAALGHPATTYSDRVDYISVEEDYVGDPACFSERLMKLPKDGQPYRPSVALPDIVAQIPSRRETLQIVITASAMKLNPGFLDACREIGARAATPVEFHFMSGVPSGLSFDRLRDVIARAVPGAVVHDFHDYAAYLARVNQSDLFLSPFPFGNTNGIVDSLTLGLPGVCKRGPEVFEQIDGALFGRMDMPSWTTTDSVEAYITAAVRMIDQHDERTALRQHLIDTQAVQRCFEGRPQAFGESVLKLMRENKSRLADGAA from the coding sequence ATGGACCTCACCTTTTCACTCGACCATTTCGAGCACCTTGTTTATACGCAACAGCACGCTCAGGCCTCGGTCCAGCTCATCGCCGCACTCGCATGCCTGCAGCACACGCGCGGCGAACTGGACGCAAGTTTCCAGGCTTCGGGCATGATCGGCCTGTCTGCCGGAGAGCAGCGCCAGCGTTTCTGCACGCGCCTGACAAGCGCCGCGTCGACGTTGTTCGCCGACCCGGATTTCCGGCTGCCCACCGAGTGCTTCAGATTGCTTCTCACGCTGCATGAATGGATCGGCGTGCTGTTCTCGGTCACGGCGGCGGGCAATGCGGACCACGTTTCCCGGCATCTGAATCCCCGCGGCCCGGCAGACGGTCAGTTTTTACCGGGAGACGGCTTCATCGAGAAGCTATGCGTGCTCTACTCGACCGAGTCCGAACTGGAACTCGACTTCGCCGCGCTCTGGGCCTACGACAAAACCATCGCGGCCTGTCTCGCGCTCGTGTTGCTGGCACCGGCGTTCAAGGGCTCGCCGAACGCGCATCTCAAGCGTGAGGCGCTGCTGGAGTGGCTGCCGGGCAAGCTGCGGCAAATCGACGACCTCGACGCGCTGCCATCGGCCGTGCTGCACAACGCCTATATGTTCTGCAGCTATGCCGACACGCCCCGGCGGCATGCGATCAAGCAGGACATCAATGTGCTGGTGCGCCGCAAGCTGGAACAACTCGGTCTTGCCGACCTGCCCGCAGCGAAACCCACGCCTGCCCGAGGCAAACCGCGGCGGCGCAAGAAGCCCTTGATGGTAGTCGTGCTGGAGTGGTTCAGCGGCGCCCATTCGATCTACCGCACGCACTCGCGTACGCTCGAAGCCGCGCGCGAACATTTCGAGGTCGTGGGCTTCGGCTTCGGTTACGCCGTCGACGAAGTGGGGCGGAACATCTTCGACCGTTTCATTGAACTGGAGCAGCCGGAATACGTCGGCCAGTGTCTGAAGACGATTCGCGACTTTGCCGAAGCCGAGCAGCCGGACGTGTTGTACATGCCGAGCGTCGGCATGTTCGTGCTGACCGTTTTCATGTCCAACCTGCGCATCGCGCCGCTGCAGATCGCCGCGCTCGGCCACCCCGCCACCACGTACTCCGACAGAGTCGACTACATCAGCGTCGAAGAGGACTATGTCGGCGATCCGGCCTGCTTCAGCGAACGGCTGATGAAGCTGCCGAAAGACGGGCAACCGTACCGTCCGTCCGTGGCGCTGCCGGACATCGTCGCGCAGATTCCGTCGCGCCGCGAGACGCTGCAGATCGTCATCACCGCGAGCGCGATGAAACTCAATCCCGGTTTTCTCGATGCGTGCCGCGAGATCGGCGCGCGCGCCGCGACGCCGGTCGAGTTTCACTTCATGAGCGGCGTGCCGTCAGGTCTGTCATTCGACCGTCTGCGCGATGTCATCGCACGCGCCGTGCCGGGCGCCGTCGTGCACGACTTTCATGACTACGCCGCGTATCTGGCGCGCGTCAACCAGTCCGATCTGTTCCTCAGCCCGTTTCCGTTCGGCAACACCAACGGTATCGTCGATTCACTGACGCTCGGCTTGCCAGGCGTATGCAAACGCGGACCGGAAGTGTTCGAGCAGATCGACGGCGCGCTGTTCGGACGCATGGACATGCCGTCGTGGACCACCACGGACAGCGTCGAGGCGTATATCACGGCGGCCGTGCGAATGATCGACCAGCACGACGAGCGCACGGCGCTGCGCCAACACCTGATCGATACGCAGGCGGTGCAACGCTGCTTCGAAGGGCGGCCGCAGGCCTTCGGCGAAAGCGTGCTGAAGCTGATGCGCGAAAACAAAAGCCGCCTCGCGGATGGGGCGGCTTGA
- a CDS encoding cadmium resistance transporter, with amino-acid sequence MFSLALLAVAAYAATNIDNLFVLLAFLAETGGQRRRVIAGQFAGSLTLIAGSILLAALLTRLPAGYVGLLGIMPIVVGLSKAWTRFRPGNADQEREASTRSPATPTAAGAASSWWTVACVAVANGSDNLAVYVPLYASHSHGEGMLISLVFVAMIGLWCAGAVWLVEHPLLGAPIRRYGTALLPLILLVIGVSVIVQNDTLRIVFGI; translated from the coding sequence ATGTTCAGCCTTGCCCTGCTCGCGGTCGCGGCGTATGCCGCCACCAACATCGACAACCTTTTCGTGCTGCTCGCCTTTCTTGCTGAAACGGGCGGCCAGCGGCGTCGCGTGATCGCCGGGCAGTTCGCCGGTTCGCTGACCTTGATCGCGGGGTCGATTCTGCTCGCTGCCCTATTGACACGATTGCCGGCCGGCTATGTCGGTTTGCTCGGCATCATGCCGATCGTCGTCGGCCTGAGCAAAGCGTGGACGCGTTTTCGCCCCGGCAACGCGGATCAGGAACGGGAGGCGAGCACTCGCTCACCGGCCACGCCGACTGCGGCCGGCGCAGCTTCGTCATGGTGGACAGTCGCGTGCGTGGCGGTCGCCAACGGCTCGGACAATCTCGCCGTCTACGTGCCCTTGTACGCGAGTCATTCGCATGGCGAGGGCATGCTCATCTCGCTGGTGTTCGTCGCCATGATCGGCCTCTGGTGCGCAGGCGCGGTATGGCTGGTGGAGCATCCGTTGCTGGGCGCGCCGATCCGGCGCTACGGCACGGCCTTGCTGCCGCTGATCCTGCTGGTCATTGGCGTCTCGGTGATCGTGCAGAACGATACCCTGCGGATCGTGTTCGGGATATGA
- a CDS encoding class I SAM-dependent methyltransferase — protein sequence MGAMNAHPTPQARALRSTLVALSAALLLAACAAPTASTSPTAADSASLDAAISGPQRSDKNRARDVYRHPKETLQFFGVTSSQTVLEIAPGGGWYTEILAPYLHDHGTLYEAQYDSPDPASAAEEQAGRASFARKLAAAPAVYGNVAAGTLRAGQFSGFPADGSVDQVLTFRNIHNWIKDGQIDANLRAFYAALKPGGILGVEEHRAAPGTSLQQTIDSGYVTEAYVIEHARAAGFELAGQSEVNSNPRDTKNYPHGVWSLPPTYEGRDVDRAKYAAIGESDRMTLRFVKRR from the coding sequence ATGGGTGCCATGAACGCCCACCCCACTCCCCAGGCCCGCGCGCTACGTTCCACGCTCGTGGCACTGAGCGCGGCGCTGCTGCTGGCCGCCTGCGCCGCTCCGACAGCATCGACTTCCCCGACGGCGGCCGATTCCGCTTCGCTCGATGCCGCCATTTCCGGACCACAGCGCAGCGACAAGAACCGCGCACGCGATGTCTACCGCCATCCGAAGGAAACGCTGCAATTCTTCGGCGTGACGTCGTCGCAAACCGTGCTGGAGATCGCACCCGGTGGCGGCTGGTACACGGAGATACTCGCGCCCTATCTGCACGACCACGGCACGCTGTACGAGGCGCAATACGACAGCCCGGACCCCGCGTCGGCGGCGGAAGAGCAGGCTGGCCGGGCATCGTTCGCGCGCAAGCTGGCGGCTGCACCGGCTGTCTATGGCAATGTGGCGGCCGGCACGCTGAGAGCGGGTCAATTCAGCGGCTTTCCGGCAGACGGCAGCGTCGACCAGGTGCTGACCTTCCGCAATATCCACAACTGGATCAAGGACGGCCAGATCGACGCCAACCTGCGCGCCTTTTACGCGGCACTCAAGCCGGGTGGCATCCTCGGTGTCGAAGAACATCGCGCCGCGCCGGGCACGTCCTTGCAACAGACGATCGACAGCGGCTATGTAACCGAAGCCTATGTCATCGAACACGCACGCGCGGCCGGTTTCGAACTGGCTGGACAAAGCGAGGTGAACAGCAATCCGCGCGACACGAAAAACTATCCGCACGGTGTGTGGTCGCTGCCGCCCACGTATGAAGGCCGCGACGTCGACCGGGCGAAGTACGCGGCAATCGGCGAATCGGATCGGATGACCTTGCGCTTCGTGAAACGCCGGTGA
- the leuA gene encoding 2-isopropylmalate synthase, producing the protein MLKNPATKYHSFKPINLTDRQWPSRVITRAPIWMSTDLRDGNQALFEPMNAQRKMRMFKTLVQIGFKEIEVAFPSASQTDFNFVRELIEGGHIPDDVTIEVLTQARDDLIERTFESLRGVPRAIVHLYNATAPEFRRIVFGLEKSGVKELAQNAARTMKRLADAAPETHFTLQYSPEVFSGTELEFAKEVCDAVFDIWQPTPEHKAIVNLPATVEMATPNVYADQIEWMHRNLARRDSLIVSVHPHNDRGTAVAAAELAVMAGADRVEGCLFGNGERTGNVDLVTLALNLYTQGVDPELDFSNINEVARTAEECTQLPVHPRHPYVGDLVFTAFSGSHQDAIKKGFAVQKPDAVWEVPYMPIDPSDLGRTYDSVIRVNSQSGKGGIAYLLEQGYGVVLPRRLQVDFSSAVQRYTDDSGQEVTPSQIWELFQQEYVQSAAPIRYIGHSLSERGDREHIKLTVEIHGSRRVLSGEGNGPLDALMHAMGVPVRIQHYEERALTQGADARAVAVAEMAGADVAGSAFGVGVDANLVTASIRAVISGVNRAYARVNAAAQERFFEVALTDDAERVAV; encoded by the coding sequence ATGTTGAAGAACCCCGCTACCAAGTACCACTCGTTCAAGCCCATCAATTTGACCGACCGCCAGTGGCCGTCGCGCGTCATCACGCGTGCGCCGATCTGGATGAGCACCGACCTGCGCGACGGCAATCAGGCGCTGTTCGAGCCGATGAACGCGCAGCGCAAGATGCGCATGTTCAAGACGCTGGTGCAGATCGGCTTCAAGGAAATCGAAGTCGCTTTTCCGTCTGCCTCGCAGACCGACTTCAATTTCGTGCGTGAGTTGATTGAAGGCGGGCACATCCCCGACGACGTCACCATCGAAGTGTTGACGCAAGCTCGCGACGACCTGATCGAACGCACCTTCGAATCCTTGCGTGGCGTGCCGCGCGCCATCGTCCATCTGTACAACGCGACCGCGCCGGAATTCCGCCGCATCGTGTTCGGCCTCGAAAAGAGCGGCGTCAAGGAACTCGCGCAAAACGCCGCGCGCACGATGAAGCGTCTCGCCGACGCCGCACCGGAAACGCACTTCACGCTGCAATACAGCCCGGAAGTGTTCAGCGGCACCGAACTCGAATTCGCGAAGGAAGTATGCGACGCCGTGTTCGACATCTGGCAACCAACGCCCGAACACAAAGCGATCGTCAACCTGCCGGCTACCGTCGAAATGGCCACGCCGAACGTGTACGCGGACCAGATCGAATGGATGCATCGCAATCTCGCGCGTCGCGATTCGCTGATCGTTTCGGTGCATCCGCATAACGATCGGGGCACGGCCGTGGCTGCCGCGGAACTGGCGGTGATGGCGGGAGCGGATCGTGTCGAAGGGTGTTTGTTCGGCAATGGCGAGCGTACCGGCAATGTCGATCTCGTGACGCTCGCGTTGAATCTGTACACGCAGGGTGTCGATCCTGAACTCGATTTCTCGAACATCAATGAAGTCGCGCGTACCGCCGAGGAATGCACGCAGTTGCCAGTGCATCCGCGCCATCCGTATGTCGGCGATCTGGTGTTCACCGCGTTTTCCGGCTCGCATCAGGATGCGATCAAGAAGGGGTTCGCCGTGCAGAAACCGGATGCGGTCTGGGAAGTGCCTTATATGCCGATCGATCCTAGCGATCTCGGGCGGACCTATGATTCGGTGATTCGCGTGAATAGCCAGTCCGGCAAGGGTGGCATTGCCTATCTGCTCGAGCAGGGTTATGGCGTTGTCTTGCCGCGCCGTCTGCAGGTCGATTTCAGCTCCGCCGTGCAGCGCTATACCGATGACAGCGGGCAGGAAGTGACGCCTTCGCAGATCTGGGAATTGTTCCAGCAGGAGTATGTGCAGAGTGCTGCACCGATTCGCTATATCGGACATAGTCTGTCCGAGCGCGGCGATCGCGAGCATATCAAGCTGACCGTTGAGATTCATGGCTCGCGGCGCGTTCTGAGCGGTGAAGGGAATGGGCCGCTTGATGCGTTGATGCATGCGATGGGTGTGCCGGTGCGGATTCAGCACTATGAAGAGCGGGCTTTGACTCAGGGCGCCGATGCGCGCGCTGTTGCCGTGGCCGAGATGGCCGGGGCGGATGTGGCTGGGAGCGCGTTTGGGGTTGGCGTCGATGCCAATCTGGTGACGGCTTCTATTCGGGCTGTGATTAGTGGGGTTAATCGCGCTTACGCGCGGGTTAATGCTGCTGCGCAGGAGCGGTTTTTTGAGGTGGCGCTTACTGATGACGCGGAGCGTGTGGCTGTTTGA